The following are from one region of the Francisella opportunistica genome:
- the ylqF gene encoding ribosome biogenesis GTPase YlqF, whose amino-acid sequence MLHWFPGHMHKATKEFRKKMASIDIAIEIVDARIPDSSSNHVLEQIVGDKPIIKILSKNDLADTTITKQWLDFYKGSAIALNTLEDKNIVKRILVLAQKKCPNRGTVLKPIRAIIFGIPNVGKSTMINKLAGRKVAKTGNEPAVTKLQQRIDISKTFMIFDTPGIMFPSPKSESSAFRIASIGSIRDTAMDYEGTACYLLNFFKEKNTKNFLARYNFINQKDFLEKYPQEILKDISAAKTNSNIKQAAKNIVHDFRAGHFGKLSLENPQTIEAEKEQMLLEQQQL is encoded by the coding sequence ATGTTACATTGGTTTCCTGGGCATATGCACAAAGCTACTAAAGAATTTCGCAAAAAAATGGCTTCGATTGATATCGCTATTGAGATAGTTGATGCACGCATACCAGACTCTAGTAGCAATCATGTTTTAGAACAAATCGTTGGTGACAAACCGATTATAAAAATTCTCTCAAAAAATGATCTAGCAGATACTACGATTACCAAACAGTGGCTAGATTTCTACAAAGGTAGTGCTATCGCGTTAAATACCCTTGAGGATAAAAATATTGTCAAAAGAATTCTTGTTTTAGCTCAAAAAAAATGTCCAAATAGAGGTACAGTGCTAAAACCAATTAGAGCAATTATCTTTGGGATACCCAACGTAGGCAAATCTACAATGATAAATAAACTAGCAGGTCGTAAAGTAGCTAAGACGGGAAATGAGCCAGCTGTGACAAAACTACAGCAACGCATCGATATTAGCAAAACTTTTATGATATTTGATACTCCAGGGATTATGTTTCCTAGTCCCAAAAGTGAAAGTAGCGCTTTTAGAATCGCATCTATCGGCTCTATCCGTGATACTGCCATGGATTATGAAGGTACAGCTTGTTATCTACTAAATTTTTTTAAAGAAAAAAATACAAAAAATTTCCTAGCTCGCTATAATTTCATTAACCAAAAAGATTTTTTAGAAAAGTACCCTCAAGAGATTCTCAAAGATATCTCAGCTGCTAAAACTAATTCAAACATCAAACAAGCTGCTAAAAATATAGTCCATGATTTCCGTGCTGGGCACTTTGGCAAACTATCTTTAGAAAATCCACAAACCATCGAAGCTGAGAAAGAACAAATGCTGCTCGAGCAACAACAACTATAA
- the era gene encoding GTPase Era, with protein MKKCGYISIIGRPNVGKSTLLNNILKYKVSITSRKPQTTRHQITGIKTVGDTQFIYVDTPGIHIKEPKAINKFMNKAATTMVKDIDVILFIVELGKWTELEDNIVEKLKYSQMPIFLVVNKVDKKKSLEATMFIESIKEKLSFYDVIYVSAKQGHNINELESRIEKLLPESEYFFYEEDQITDRSIKFMVAEIIREKIMRTIGSEVPYQITVEIASYKIDEEKNIVDIYASILVERESQKGIVIGAKGAKLKKIGIDSRIDIERLVSMQVNLKTHVKVKSGWSDDDRALKSLGYDLI; from the coding sequence ATGAAAAAATGTGGCTACATCTCAATTATAGGTAGACCTAATGTCGGTAAATCTACTTTATTAAATAATATACTTAAATACAAGGTAAGTATTACTTCACGTAAACCTCAGACAACTAGACATCAAATTACTGGTATTAAGACTGTTGGTGATACACAGTTTATCTATGTTGATACTCCTGGTATTCATATCAAAGAGCCTAAAGCTATCAACAAATTTATGAATAAAGCAGCAACAACAATGGTAAAAGACATTGATGTAATCTTATTTATAGTCGAGTTAGGTAAGTGGACAGAGCTAGAGGATAACATTGTCGAAAAGCTTAAATATTCGCAAATGCCAATATTTTTGGTAGTTAATAAGGTCGATAAGAAAAAATCACTAGAAGCAACAATGTTTATCGAGTCTATTAAAGAGAAATTAAGTTTTTATGATGTGATTTATGTATCTGCTAAGCAGGGACATAATATCAACGAACTAGAATCAAGAATTGAGAAGCTTTTACCAGAGTCTGAGTATTTTTTCTATGAAGAAGACCAAATTACTGATAGAAGCATTAAATTCATGGTAGCTGAAATTATCCGTGAGAAGATTATGCGTACTATAGGCAGTGAGGTACCATACCAGATAACTGTAGAAATAGCTAGCTATAAGATTGATGAAGAAAAAAACATTGTCGATATCTATGCTAGTATCCTTGTTGAGAGAGAAAGTCAAAAAGGTATTGTCATAGGTGCTAAAGGGGCCAAACTCAAAAAGATTGGTATAGACTCGCGTATAGATATCGAAAGATTAGTTAGTATGCAGGTTAATCTTAAAACTCATGTAAAAGTCAAAAGTGGTTGGTCAGATGATGATCGAGCTCTGAAATCACTTGGTTATGATCTAATCTAA
- a CDS encoding class II glutamine amidotransferase, producing MCRWLMYHGDKIKISDLLVDPENSLIHQSIHSSQGAVLVNGDGFGIGWYTSLHKEPGVYKDPLPAWNNQNLISLAKHIKSKNFMAHVRASTIAPTANVNCHPFVFKNHLFMHNGSIADFDDIRQEIERLIKPQCFKARFGSTDSEAMFLLAVSNGLENDPKVAIVKSIEQINKIQAKNGFKENIKASIAYSNGETSYSLKISTIGNEPSLYYISYKDIIETLDLKKKNKLKSGFVVLSEPLVASDLYNYINNYTCIEIKQNEFRVEKL from the coding sequence ATGTGTAGATGGCTAATGTATCATGGTGATAAAATTAAAATTAGTGATTTGCTCGTCGATCCAGAGAACTCCTTAATACATCAAAGTATTCACTCATCACAAGGAGCAGTACTAGTTAATGGTGATGGTTTTGGTATCGGTTGGTATACAAGCTTGCACAAAGAACCTGGAGTTTATAAAGATCCTCTTCCAGCTTGGAATAATCAAAATCTAATATCATTAGCAAAACATATTAAAAGTAAAAATTTTATGGCACATGTGCGTGCTAGCACTATTGCACCAACTGCTAATGTAAATTGTCATCCATTTGTATTTAAAAATCATCTATTTATGCATAATGGTTCAATTGCTGATTTTGATGATATCAGGCAAGAAATTGAGCGGTTGATAAAACCACAATGTTTTAAAGCTAGATTTGGCTCTACTGATTCAGAGGCGATGTTTTTGCTAGCAGTATCAAATGGTCTAGAAAATGATCCAAAAGTAGCAATAGTAAAATCTATCGAACAGATTAATAAAATTCAGGCGAAAAATGGTTTCAAAGAAAATATTAAAGCAAGTATTGCCTACTCAAATGGTGAAACTTCGTATTCGCTAAAAATCTCTACCATTGGTAATGAGCCATCGTTATACTATATTAGTTATAAAGATATTATAGAAACTCTTGATTTAAAAAAGAAAAATAAATTAAAGAGTGGTTTTGTGGTATTATCAGAGCCGCTAGTGGCATCTGATTTGTATAATTATATAAATAATTATACTTGTATTGAAATTAAGCAAAATGAATTTAGAGTAGAAAAGTTATAA
- a CDS encoding pyridoxal phosphate-dependent aminotransferase — translation MASLNTKIQNVSTSPTNAMAALTKQIKDQGNDVISLAIGEPGFSTPDIIKTAGIEAINKNITKYTNVDGLKELREAIVARYKREYGVEFAADQVCVTSGAKHGLHNIFNCILEAGDEAIFFAPYWVSYPDMIALTGAKPVVVETKFENNFEIDVTDLEKHITAKTKAVIINSPNNPTGLIYSKKCIEDLANLLRKYPSIWIIGDDIYDQLFFKDRITLITEIAPDLADRYVIASGVSKNFAMTGWRVGFTIAPKLLNDAIKKFQSQSATCACSISQYAAITAMNMPAQDLQYFVDSYKQKEQFVTKCLKAMPHIDVKSADGTFYLFPDLRKLLEHTNFNSDIELCNALLAEEYVAMMPGVAFGLSGFARISCANEMPELEEAMTRVARFIDRHVSK, via the coding sequence ATGGCATCGCTTAACACAAAGATTCAAAATGTTTCGACTTCACCAACTAATGCTATGGCAGCATTAACAAAGCAAATCAAAGATCAAGGTAATGACGTAATCTCTCTTGCTATCGGTGAACCTGGTTTTAGTACGCCAGATATTATCAAAACAGCTGGTATAGAAGCAATAAACAAAAATATCACCAAATACACAAATGTCGATGGTCTTAAAGAGCTCCGTGAGGCTATAGTTGCTCGTTATAAGCGTGAGTATGGCGTTGAGTTTGCTGCAGATCAAGTTTGTGTTACATCAGGAGCTAAGCATGGTTTACATAATATTTTTAACTGTATTCTAGAAGCAGGTGATGAGGCAATTTTCTTTGCACCATATTGGGTATCGTATCCAGATATGATTGCGCTTACAGGGGCAAAACCAGTAGTTGTAGAAACTAAGTTTGAGAATAACTTCGAGATAGATGTTACAGATTTAGAAAAGCATATTACAGCAAAAACAAAAGCTGTGATTATCAACTCACCTAATAATCCTACAGGCTTGATTTATTCAAAAAAATGTATCGAAGATTTAGCAAATTTACTTAGAAAATATCCGAGTATCTGGATTATTGGTGATGATATTTATGATCAATTATTTTTCAAAGATAGAATTACACTAATAACTGAAATTGCACCTGATTTAGCTGATAGATATGTAATTGCCAGTGGTGTATCAAAAAACTTTGCAATGACTGGTTGGCGCGTTGGTTTTACAATAGCACCAAAGCTTCTAAACGATGCCATAAAGAAATTTCAGTCGCAATCGGCTACTTGTGCTTGCTCTATATCACAATATGCTGCAATTACTGCTATGAATATGCCAGCACAAGATTTACAGTATTTTGTAGATTCTTATAAACAAAAAGAGCAGTTTGTTACTAAGTGTTTAAAGGCTATGCCACATATTGATGTTAAGAGTGCTGATGGTACTTTCTATCTTTTTCCAGATCTTAGAAAACTACTTGAGCATACTAATTTTAATAGTGATATCGAGCTATGTAATGCATTGCTTGCAGAAGAGTATGTAGCTATGATGCCTGGTGTGGCATTTGGTTTATCAGGTTTTGCTAGAATTAGCTGTGCTAATGAGATGCCAGAGCTTGAAGAGGCTATGACTAGAGTAGCTAGGTTTATTGATAGACATGTTTCAAAGTAA
- the nagA gene encoding N-acetylglucosamine-6-phosphate deacetylase: MQSYILKGGKIYAQNVFEAKDIVVKDNVISAIVEDAKAADFNLPTIELSGDDYVIPGFIDIHIHGSKGADVMDGDVDALEVISKSLYGQGVTSYLATTMTAANEQILKAMHAIKNYNSQAHLDSAKIVGVHLEGPFISSGKIGAQNPNYLQQVDITKMVNWHNACDGLIKKITIAPEIKNANKLINFCNSKNIISSIGHTSCTMAQALESIEQGCSHATHLFNAMSPIEHRNPGAATALLMSKKVLAELIVDGIHLHPDMVKFTYAIKGSDNIALITDAMSAQSAGEGVFELGGQKVIVKDGQARLENGVLAGSVLTMNKALENVLKFTNCNLYDAVKMTSTNQAKSLGLKKGQIKVGFDAEFVILDKDYQVKQVIG, translated from the coding sequence ATGCAAAGCTATATTCTAAAAGGTGGCAAAATTTATGCTCAAAATGTTTTTGAGGCTAAGGATATTGTCGTCAAAGATAATGTTATCAGTGCTATAGTTGAGGATGCCAAGGCAGCAGATTTTAATTTACCTACGATTGAGCTAAGTGGTGATGATTATGTGATACCTGGTTTTATCGATATCCATATCCATGGTTCAAAAGGAGCTGATGTGATGGATGGTGATGTTGATGCTTTAGAGGTGATTTCAAAGTCACTATATGGTCAAGGGGTTACTAGCTATCTTGCAACTACAATGACAGCAGCAAATGAGCAAATACTCAAAGCAATGCACGCTATCAAGAATTATAATTCTCAAGCTCACTTAGATAGTGCAAAAATCGTTGGTGTTCATCTTGAAGGTCCGTTTATATCATCAGGTAAAATTGGTGCACAAAACCCGAACTATCTCCAACAAGTAGATATTACTAAAATGGTAAATTGGCATAATGCTTGTGATGGCTTAATCAAAAAAATTACCATTGCGCCAGAGATTAAAAATGCTAATAAGTTAATCAATTTTTGTAATTCTAAAAATATAATTAGCTCAATAGGCCATACTAGCTGTACTATGGCTCAAGCTCTAGAGTCGATAGAGCAAGGTTGTTCACATGCGACACATTTATTTAATGCGATGAGCCCGATTGAGCATCGTAACCCTGGAGCTGCAACAGCTTTATTAATGTCAAAAAAAGTTTTAGCAGAGTTGATAGTCGATGGCATACATCTGCATCCCGATATGGTTAAATTTACCTATGCAATCAAGGGTAGTGATAATATTGCGCTAATCACTGATGCGATGTCTGCCCAAAGTGCTGGTGAAGGTGTTTTTGAATTAGGTGGTCAGAAAGTCATAGTCAAAGATGGTCAGGCAAGATTAGAAAACGGAGTGCTTGCAGGAAGTGTCTTGACGATGAATAAGGCATTAGAAAATGTCTTGAAATTTACAAATTGTAATCTCTATGATGCTGTGAAAATGACAAGTACAAATCAAGCTAAATCACTAGGACTAAAAAAAGGTCAAATCAAAGTAGGCTTTGATGCTGAGTTTGTAATTTTAGATAAAGATTATCAAGTTAAACAAGTTATTGGTTAG
- the tsaB gene encoding tRNA (adenosine(37)-N6)-threonylcarbamoyltransferase complex dimerization subunit type 1 TsaB translates to MNFLVLDTSSKSCSVVLSAAGKLYNDTREIPRQHNKYLLQMIQGVFARAAVDIKALDFIAYGVGPGSFVGVRLAAAVCQGFAVGLDIPVIGFSSMFALAKSVTTVSQKVAVILDAKMGDFYLGLYDKDTDQVIKENVYKLEEYSQDLYAGYQLIGESIAELQVENNDFKIDVANVVEYVYEQYQKQKYNGTLTQETFPVYLRGTSHWQAKKE, encoded by the coding sequence ATGAATTTTTTAGTATTAGATACATCAAGTAAATCTTGCTCGGTGGTGTTATCAGCCGCGGGTAAGCTATATAATGATACACGTGAGATACCACGCCAACACAACAAATATCTACTCCAGATGATACAAGGTGTGTTTGCTAGAGCAGCAGTAGATATCAAAGCCTTGGATTTTATAGCTTATGGCGTTGGCCCTGGTAGTTTTGTCGGTGTTAGGCTTGCTGCAGCAGTTTGTCAAGGTTTTGCTGTTGGTTTAGATATACCAGTAATTGGCTTTTCTAGTATGTTTGCTCTGGCAAAAAGTGTCACAACGGTATCTCAAAAAGTAGCTGTTATCCTCGATGCGAAGATGGGTGATTTTTATCTTGGGCTTTATGATAAAGATACAGATCAGGTAATCAAAGAAAATGTTTATAAACTAGAGGAATATTCTCAAGATTTATATGCTGGTTATCAACTAATTGGCGAGTCTATCGCAGAACTACAAGTAGAGAATAATGATTTTAAAATAGATGTTGCTAATGTAGTAGAGTATGTCTACGAGCAATATCAAAAACAAAAATACAATGGTACTTTAACCCAAGAAACATTTCCGGTATATCTTAGAGGTACTAGTCATTGGCAGGCTAAAAAGGAGTAG